A DNA window from Arachis hypogaea cultivar Tifrunner chromosome 18, arahy.Tifrunner.gnm2.J5K5, whole genome shotgun sequence contains the following coding sequences:
- the LOC112772154 gene encoding AAA-ATPase At3g50940-like produces the protein MSNNTNSTVIVSAVASAAASAMLIRSAANELVPSEVLEYFSSKFFNLRHHFSSRFTIAIEEYQGMMCNHMYEAAEVYLGTKAALARHRVRASKSGNDKSPAFSIDKDEEILDDFEGVKVTWRFFRYFEQRTNRNHYINDFNGSSKREVKSYELSFHKKHKDKIFNSYLPFVLERAKAIEEANMALNLYTVGSENEWIGGVEFAHPMSFKTLAIDADLKNKITDDLDKFVKGKEFYNRTGKAWKRGYLLYGPPGTGKSSLIAAMANYLNYDLYDLDLSAVPTNRELKNLVLNMSNRSILVMEDIDCTIKLQNREEEEEEDNMERDKKESKVTLSGLLNAIDGLWSCCGEERIIVFTTNHKEKLDPALLRPGRMDMHIHLSYCTFSAFKQLACNYLKISDHNLFQEIEGLLREVQVTPAEIAGELQKKINAENCLPDIVKFLHNKKMVEQNEPKLSVIME, from the exons ATGTCAAATAACACAAATAGCACTGTAATTGTATCTGCAGTTGCATCTGCTGCAGCCTCAGCTATGCTAATTCGAAGCGCCGCGAACGAATTGGTTCCTTCTGAGGTTCTAGAGtacttttcttcaaaatttttcaatctcAGGCACCACTTCTCGTCGCGATTCACCATTGCGATCGAGGAGTATCAGGGAATGATGTGCAACCACATGTATGAGGCTGCAGAGGTCTATTTAGGCACCAAAGCCGCTCTCGCGAGGCACAGAGTTCGAGCAAGCAAATCAGGGAATGATAAGAGTCCAGCATTCAGCATAGacaaagatgaagaaattttggaTGATTTTGAAGGAGTTAAGGTAACTTGGAGATTTTTCCGTTATTTTGAGCAACGTACTAATAGAAATCATTATATTAATGATTTCAATGGTTCTTCCAAGAGAGAAGTAAAGTCCTATGAACTAAGCTTTCACAAGAAACACAAAGACAAGATCTTCAATTCATATCTTCCATTTGTGTTGGAAAGAGCAAAGGCAATTGAAGAAGCAAACATGGCTTTGAATCTTTACACCGTTGGCAGTGAGAATGAATGGATTGGAGGTGTGGAATTTGCCCACCCCATGAGTTTCAAGACTCTCGCGATCGATGCGGATCTCAAAAACAAGATCACTGATGATTTGGACAAGTTTGTGAAAGGAAAAGAGTTCTATAACAGAACTGGCAAAGCTTGGAAAAGGGGTTACTTATTGTATGGTCCTCCTGGAACTGGCAAGTCGAGTCTTATCGCGGCCATGGCAAATTATCTCAATTATGATCTCTATGACTTAGATCTCAGTGCTGTTCCTACCAATAGGGAGTTGAAGAATCTGGTCCTTAACATGTCGAACCGTTCCATTCTTGTTATGGAAGATATTGATTGCACTATAAAGCTGCagaacagagaagaagaagaggaggaggacaacatggaaagagataagaaagaaaGCAAG GTAACACTATCAGGGCTATTGAATGCAATAGATGGTTTATGGTCATGCTGCGGCGAGGAACGAATCATCGTGTTCACGACAAATCACAAAGAGAAGCTTGATCCTGCTCTTCTAAGGCCTGGAAGAATGGACATGCACATTCACTTGTCATACTGCACTTTCTCTGCTTTTAAACAATTGGCATGCAACTACCTTAAAATCTCAGATCACAATCTCTTTCAAGAGATTGAAGGGCTCTTAAGAGAAGTGCAGGTTACTCCAGCAGAAATTGCAGGAGAgctgcaaaaaaaaattaatgctgAAAATTGCCTGCCAGATATTGTTAAATTCTTGCACAACAAGAAAATGGTGGAGCAAAATGAGCCAAAGTTGAGCGTAATCATGGAATAA